A single Brucella intermedia LMG 3301 DNA region contains:
- a CDS encoding GNAT family N-acetyltransferase — translation MIGLPFRRSNPTVLRGQRIYLREPMMSDFASWASLREQSRAFLTPWEPTWPDDDLTKSAFRHRMRRFQDEIAAGTGYPFFVFRNGDNTLVGGITLGNIRRGVGQNGMIGYWSGAPHAGKGYMTEALSLVIPFAFDQLRLHRIEAACIPHNVRSIRLLEKAGFEREGLLRSYLKINGFWQDHLLFALIESDKRMTDSRMINGKVGRS, via the coding sequence ATGATCGGCCTGCCCTTCCGTAGAAGCAATCCGACCGTCCTGCGTGGACAGCGCATTTATCTGCGCGAGCCGATGATGAGCGATTTCGCCAGTTGGGCCAGCCTGCGGGAACAAAGCCGTGCCTTTCTCACGCCGTGGGAGCCGACCTGGCCGGACGACGACCTGACAAAGAGCGCTTTTCGCCATCGCATGCGTCGCTTTCAGGATGAAATAGCCGCCGGAACCGGCTATCCATTTTTTGTCTTTCGCAATGGTGACAACACGCTCGTCGGCGGCATAACGCTCGGAAATATCCGGCGCGGTGTCGGGCAGAACGGCATGATCGGCTATTGGAGCGGCGCGCCCCATGCCGGCAAAGGCTACATGACCGAAGCCCTGTCGCTGGTTATCCCCTTCGCATTCGACCAACTCCGGTTGCACCGGATTGAAGCAGCCTGTATCCCTCATAATGTGCGCTCGATACGGCTTCTCGAAAAAGCCGGATTTGAGAGAGAAGGACTGTTGCGTTCCTATCTCAAGATAAATGGCTTCTGGCAGGATCACCTGCTTTTTGCCCTTATAGAAAGCGACAAACGTATGACGGATAGCCGCATGATCAATGGCAAGGTTGGACGCTCGTGA
- a CDS encoding M16 family metallopeptidase, whose protein sequence is MGVEVTRLSNGLTIATDTMSHVESVALGIWVKAGARNEAADRHGIAHLLEHMAFKGTENRTAWQIASDIENVGGEINAATSVETTSYYARVLRNDVPLAIDILSDILTASKFDEAELEREKQVIMQEIGAAHDTPDDIVFDRFTETAYRHQPIGRAILGEPETVMSFTSDDLRQYMDEQYSADRMVVTAAGGVDHDAFVREVEKRLGGFRAHNTAPTLDLAHYVGGDFRENRELMDAQVLIGFEGRAYHVRDFYASQLLSMVLGGGMSSRLFQEVREKRGLCYSVYAFHWGFSDTGLFGIHAATGRDELVELVPVLIDELHKAADSISLEEVDRARAQYRASLLMSQESAASRAGQVARQFLLYGRPVENSELMDRLSLITPQRLTDLAGRLFLDSKPTIAGVGPVGRLMSFDGLSDALSTSAHARKIAV, encoded by the coding sequence ATGGGTGTTGAAGTAACGCGTCTTTCCAACGGATTGACGATAGCCACCGATACGATGTCCCACGTGGAAAGCGTGGCGCTTGGAATCTGGGTCAAGGCCGGGGCACGAAACGAAGCTGCCGACAGGCATGGCATTGCTCATCTTCTTGAGCATATGGCGTTCAAGGGAACCGAGAACCGCACAGCCTGGCAAATTGCATCGGATATCGAAAATGTAGGCGGCGAGATCAACGCCGCCACCAGCGTCGAGACCACTTCCTATTATGCGCGCGTTCTGCGCAATGACGTGCCGCTGGCCATCGACATTCTGTCCGATATCCTGACCGCCTCCAAATTCGATGAAGCAGAGCTGGAGCGCGAAAAGCAGGTCATCATGCAGGAGATCGGCGCGGCGCACGACACGCCCGACGATATCGTCTTCGACCGCTTCACCGAAACAGCCTATCGTCATCAGCCAATCGGACGCGCCATTCTCGGCGAGCCTGAGACGGTCATGTCTTTCACCTCCGATGACCTTCGCCAATATATGGACGAACAGTACAGCGCCGACCGCATGGTGGTGACCGCTGCTGGCGGCGTCGATCACGATGCATTCGTCAGGGAAGTTGAAAAACGTCTTGGCGGTTTTCGCGCCCACAATACGGCACCTACGCTCGACCTCGCTCATTATGTCGGCGGCGATTTTCGTGAAAATCGCGAACTGATGGATGCTCAGGTTCTGATCGGTTTCGAGGGACGCGCCTACCACGTGCGTGATTTCTATGCGTCGCAGCTTCTTTCCATGGTTTTGGGCGGCGGCATGTCTTCGCGCCTCTTCCAGGAAGTGCGTGAGAAACGCGGGCTCTGCTATTCCGTCTATGCCTTCCATTGGGGCTTCTCGGATACAGGACTGTTCGGAATTCACGCTGCAACGGGCCGCGACGAACTGGTCGAACTCGTCCCGGTTCTGATCGATGAACTGCACAAGGCCGCTGACTCCATCAGCCTGGAAGAAGTGGACCGCGCCCGCGCGCAATATCGTGCGAGCCTTCTCATGTCGCAGGAAAGTGCTGCAAGCCGTGCCGGACAGGTCGCACGCCAGTTCCTGCTCTATGGTCGTCCCGTCGAAAACAGTGAACTGATGGACCGTCTCTCGCTGATTACACCTCAAAGGCTGACCGATCTGGCCGGACGGTTGTTCCTCGACAGCAAGCCCACCATCGCCGGCGTGGGTCCAGTTGGACGACTGATGAGCTTCGATGGGTTGTCGGACGCACTGTCGACCAGCGCACATGCGAGGAAAATCGCTGTTTAA
- the thrC gene encoding threonine synthase, whose translation MKYVSTRGEAPVLGFSDALLAGLARDGGLYLPQDYPQFSPEQIRDLRGKSYVDIALAVLTPFVDGEIPHSDFRRMVHEAYGSFRHDAVCPLVQTGANEFVLELFHGPTLAFKDVAMQLLARMMDYVLAQRGERATIVGATSGDTGGAAIEAFGGRDNTDIFILFPNGRVSPVQQRQMTSSGFSNVHALSIEGNFDDCQNLVKAMFNDLQFRDALSLSGVNSINWARIMPQVVYYFTAALSLGAPDRAVSFTVPTGNFGDIFAGYVAKRMGLPIDRLIIATNDNDILSRTLETGAYEMRGVAQTTSPSMDIQISSNFERLLFEAHGRDAAALRGLMAGLKQSGGFSISEKPLSAIRSEFSAGRSTVDETAETIKSVLEADGYLLDPHSAIGVKVARENQSSEAPMVVLATAHPAKFPDAVKAASGVEPQLPAWLSDLMQRKESFTVLHNDLKIVEEYVRRHSRA comes from the coding sequence ATGAAATATGTAAGCACGCGTGGGGAAGCGCCGGTCCTGGGGTTCAGCGATGCATTGCTCGCCGGTCTAGCCCGGGATGGCGGTCTCTATCTGCCGCAGGATTATCCCCAGTTTTCGCCAGAACAAATCCGCGATCTGCGCGGAAAATCCTATGTGGATATTGCGCTGGCGGTGCTCACTCCCTTTGTCGATGGCGAAATCCCGCATTCGGATTTCCGTCGCATGGTGCACGAAGCCTATGGATCTTTCCGGCATGATGCGGTCTGCCCGCTGGTTCAGACCGGGGCCAATGAATTCGTGCTCGAACTTTTCCATGGCCCGACGCTCGCCTTCAAGGATGTCGCCATGCAGCTTCTGGCCCGCATGATGGACTATGTCCTGGCACAGCGCGGCGAACGGGCCACCATTGTCGGGGCCACATCCGGGGATACGGGCGGCGCGGCAATCGAGGCCTTTGGCGGACGTGACAATACGGACATCTTCATCCTGTTCCCGAACGGCCGCGTATCGCCGGTGCAGCAGCGCCAGATGACATCATCCGGTTTTTCCAATGTCCATGCCCTTTCCATCGAAGGCAATTTCGACGATTGCCAGAACCTTGTGAAAGCCATGTTCAACGACCTTCAGTTCCGTGATGCGCTGTCGCTTTCGGGTGTGAACTCGATCAACTGGGCGCGCATCATGCCCCAGGTTGTTTATTATTTTACGGCGGCGCTGAGCCTTGGCGCACCGGATCGCGCCGTATCCTTCACCGTGCCGACAGGCAATTTCGGCGATATTTTCGCAGGCTATGTCGCCAAGCGCATGGGATTGCCCATCGACCGGCTGATCATCGCCACCAATGATAATGACATTCTCTCGCGTACGCTCGAAACCGGCGCCTATGAAATGCGCGGTGTCGCACAGACCACCTCGCCTTCAATGGATATCCAGATTTCCTCGAATTTTGAGCGCCTGCTGTTTGAAGCGCACGGACGCGATGCTGCGGCTCTGCGTGGTCTGATGGCTGGGCTGAAACAGTCCGGTGGTTTTTCGATCTCTGAGAAACCCCTGTCGGCGATCCGCAGCGAGTTCTCCGCCGGGCGCTCGACTGTCGATGAAACTGCGGAGACAATCAAATCCGTGCTTGAAGCGGACGGCTATCTGCTCGATCCACACTCGGCAATCGGTGTGAAGGTGGCTCGCGAAAACCAGTCCAGTGAAGCGCCGATGGTTGTTCTTGCAACAGCGCATCCGGCCAAATTCCCCGATGCCGTCAAGGCAGCCAGCGGCGTCGAACCGCAGCTCCCTGCATGGCTTTCGGACTTGATGCAACGAAAAGAAAGCTTCACAGTTCTTCACAACGACCTGAAAATCGTGGAAGAATACGTTCGCCGCCATTCGAGAGCTTAA
- a CDS encoding EAL domain-containing protein: MHANRLAVSARETIEAANLSPYEMCSPQDIAYQRKLVFSAYHIKDIGRLRDDRLICSTLLGDVSEQPKRSPADINLRDGTYVYGEGSLMTPGSRGFVIGRGEANVILSSAAFDLLQSRQYSFAVYMRDAERKHFARLYDYQAGDFPVPDFKNHRGEYEVLSDAIKEYRCDDEVGICVALKAQLDNSSNSARWKSFMATSLGLLAGATLGLGWFAYHNHERPLASMLNQALNARQLEVVYQPVVNVENAELTGFEALLRWQLHTGDMIPPDVFIAEAEEKGMVGRVTAYVVDRVMDDMGDLLRLNRNIQININITASDVQAAAFQKNIQAKLAGAGVDPCQIGLELTERTAVDFSKASEGIRQLREQGHKIYIDDFGTGYSSLSYLGELHIDAIKIDKAFTRTVCADGDMVSIVPEIISMARQHNLGIVIEGIETEAQADYFRKMTTPMTAQGWFYGKPMPAGDAAALLMGGLPKARRKRGKAFQEKA, encoded by the coding sequence ATGCATGCAAATCGACTGGCTGTTTCTGCCCGTGAAACAATCGAAGCAGCCAATCTCTCGCCCTATGAAATGTGTTCTCCGCAAGATATTGCCTATCAGCGCAAGCTGGTTTTTTCTGCCTATCATATCAAGGATATAGGTCGGCTCCGTGATGATCGCCTGATCTGCTCGACGCTTCTCGGCGATGTCAGCGAGCAGCCAAAGCGTTCGCCTGCCGATATTAATTTGCGGGACGGCACCTATGTGTATGGCGAAGGATCGCTGATGACACCGGGCAGCCGAGGCTTCGTGATAGGCAGGGGCGAGGCGAATGTGATTTTGAGTTCGGCTGCATTCGACCTGCTGCAGTCACGGCAATACAGCTTTGCCGTCTATATGCGCGATGCCGAACGCAAGCACTTCGCGCGCCTCTATGATTATCAGGCAGGTGATTTTCCAGTCCCGGATTTCAAAAATCACCGCGGCGAATACGAGGTGCTCAGCGACGCAATCAAGGAATATCGTTGCGACGACGAAGTGGGTATCTGCGTTGCTCTCAAGGCGCAGTTGGATAATTCCAGCAATTCCGCCCGATGGAAATCCTTCATGGCGACAAGTCTGGGACTGCTCGCGGGGGCGACCCTTGGCCTTGGCTGGTTCGCCTACCACAATCACGAACGCCCTTTGGCTTCCATGCTCAACCAGGCGCTCAATGCCCGCCAGCTGGAGGTGGTCTATCAGCCGGTGGTCAATGTAGAGAACGCCGAACTCACCGGCTTTGAAGCCTTGCTTCGTTGGCAACTGCATACCGGTGATATGATTCCGCCCGACGTATTTATCGCCGAGGCAGAGGAAAAGGGCATGGTAGGTCGGGTGACCGCTTATGTCGTGGATCGGGTTATGGACGATATGGGGGATTTGTTGCGCCTCAACCGGAATATCCAGATCAATATCAACATCACTGCAAGCGATGTTCAGGCGGCCGCCTTTCAGAAAAATATCCAGGCGAAATTGGCTGGCGCGGGTGTCGATCCCTGTCAGATCGGTCTTGAATTGACCGAACGAACGGCCGTGGATTTCTCCAAAGCGTCGGAGGGTATCAGGCAGCTGCGTGAACAGGGGCACAAGATCTACATTGATGATTTTGGAACGGGCTATTCAAGCCTTTCCTATCTTGGCGAGCTGCATATCGATGCGATCAAGATAGATAAGGCCTTCACGCGCACCGTCTGTGCGGATGGTGACATGGTGTCGATCGTTCCAGAGATCATATCGATGGCGCGGCAGCACAATCTCGGCATCGTGATTGAAGGCATCGAAACGGAAGCGCAGGCCGATTATTTTCGCAAAATGACCACGCCGATGACTGCGCAAGGCTGGTTTTACGGCAAGCCTATGCCAGCGGGCGATGCGGCTGCGCTTCTGATGGGCGGTTTGCCCAAAGCCAGACGGAAGCGCGGCAAAGCTTTTCAGGAAAAAGCCTGA
- a CDS encoding HAD family hydrolase, producing the protein MAAPSLIIFDCDGVLVDSEIIAAEVESTLLTEAGYQIAADEMAERFAGLTWQDILLTVEREAGIPLSASLLDKSEKILDEKLKNEVQAVEDIVEVVSALKLPKCICSNSTSHRLESMLQRVGLYELFAPNIFSAKEVGTKKTKPAPDVFLYAAKQFGVDPKDVIVIEDSAHGIQGARAAGMRVIGFTGGAHTYPGHADKLTDAGAETVIHRHKDLPSVIEALSVWTDA; encoded by the coding sequence ATGGCGGCCCCGTCCCTCATCATTTTCGATTGCGATGGCGTTTTGGTAGATTCTGAAATCATCGCCGCGGAAGTCGAGTCCACACTTCTCACCGAAGCCGGTTATCAGATTGCCGCCGATGAGATGGCCGAACGTTTTGCGGGTCTGACGTGGCAGGATATTCTTCTGACTGTGGAGCGCGAGGCCGGGATTCCGCTTTCAGCGTCGCTTCTCGACAAGTCCGAAAAGATTCTGGACGAAAAGCTGAAGAATGAAGTTCAGGCCGTTGAAGATATCGTGGAAGTGGTATCGGCATTGAAGCTGCCGAAGTGCATCTGCTCCAATTCGACCAGTCATCGGCTGGAAAGCATGTTGCAACGTGTCGGTCTTTACGAGCTGTTTGCGCCCAATATCTTTTCAGCGAAGGAAGTAGGCACCAAAAAGACCAAGCCCGCACCAGACGTGTTTCTTTATGCAGCCAAGCAATTCGGTGTCGATCCGAAGGACGTCATCGTGATTGAAGATTCCGCGCATGGCATTCAGGGCGCACGCGCCGCTGGCATGCGTGTGATCGGCTTTACGGGCGGCGCTCACACCTATCCGGGACATGCCGACAAGCTGACAGATGCGGGGGCGGAAACCGTCATCCATCGCCACAAAGACCTGCCCAGTGTCATCGAAGCCCTGTCCGTCTGGACCGATGCCTGA
- a CDS encoding chloride channel protein: MNIAELRHNRYLRVLFVPFRMRALVRGSEIGLVIAGAAIGIISGLMVAAIGSISQWMHQAIFALEPGEKLSSAASLQPSAYIAPLAGGILMGIVIWVLARWRKRPIVDPIEANALHGGRLSLTDSFILVGQNLIANGFGASVGLEAAYTQLASGFASRIGRALKLRRADLRTLVGCGAAAAIASAFNAPLTGAFYAFELIIGVYSIATLTPVVVAAIIGALVTQAIGGAPFIIDIGQIDDITPRDYVPALVLGFFSAGIAILIMRGVTFVEKVARRSVVPNVMAPAIGGAIVGMIAFLSPQVLASGHGALHLDLNANITIPALLLLIFAKSLASAVSIGSGFRGGLFFASLFLGALTGKLFAALAGAVLPAGLALAPEVYAVIGMSSLAVAVVGGPMTMTFLALELTGDFPISMLVLGAVVSSSLMVRKTFGYSFATWRFHLRGEAIRSAHDIGWIRDLTVNRMMRHDVRTVLIDTDIETFRHDFPLGSTQRVIAVDAEGRYVGMIPVPEVYADSFDTSDGEHSIRELLKYQDEFLLPQMNAKEAVVRFDRAESEALAVVNNAQERKVLGLLSEAHTLRRYSEELDRRRREVSGEV; encoded by the coding sequence ATGAATATCGCTGAACTGCGGCATAACCGGTATTTGCGGGTTTTATTCGTACCCTTCCGCATGCGTGCGCTGGTTCGCGGCAGCGAAATAGGCCTCGTCATCGCCGGTGCCGCGATCGGTATCATTTCAGGGCTGATGGTTGCCGCCATAGGCAGTATTTCGCAATGGATGCACCAGGCGATCTTCGCGCTTGAGCCCGGCGAAAAACTCAGTTCGGCTGCATCGCTGCAACCGAGCGCCTATATTGCACCGCTCGCCGGCGGCATCCTGATGGGGATCGTGATCTGGGTTCTTGCGCGATGGCGCAAGCGGCCCATCGTGGACCCTATCGAAGCAAATGCGCTCCATGGTGGGCGCCTGTCGCTCACGGACAGCTTTATCCTTGTCGGGCAGAACCTGATTGCCAACGGCTTCGGTGCATCGGTCGGACTGGAAGCAGCCTATACGCAGCTTGCGAGCGGTTTCGCCTCCCGCATCGGTCGGGCGCTCAAGCTTCGCCGCGCGGATCTGCGGACTTTGGTCGGCTGCGGCGCCGCGGCTGCCATCGCCAGCGCCTTCAATGCACCTTTGACCGGGGCATTCTACGCATTCGAACTTATCATCGGCGTCTATTCGATTGCCACGCTGACGCCGGTCGTCGTGGCGGCGATCATCGGCGCTCTGGTAACGCAGGCAATCGGCGGCGCGCCCTTCATCATCGATATCGGCCAGATCGACGACATCACGCCACGTGATTACGTTCCCGCGCTTGTACTCGGCTTCTTCTCGGCAGGCATTGCCATCCTCATCATGCGCGGCGTGACCTTTGTGGAAAAAGTCGCCCGGCGCAGCGTGGTGCCCAATGTGATGGCCCCGGCAATCGGCGGCGCCATCGTTGGAATGATCGCCTTCCTATCACCGCAGGTTCTGGCCTCGGGCCACGGAGCGCTCCACCTCGACCTGAATGCAAACATCACCATTCCCGCACTCCTGCTCCTGATCTTTGCCAAATCGCTCGCTTCCGCCGTCTCCATCGGGTCCGGCTTTCGCGGTGGCCTGTTCTTCGCATCGCTGTTTCTCGGTGCGCTGACGGGCAAGCTGTTTGCAGCCTTGGCAGGCGCGGTATTGCCGGCCGGTCTGGCACTCGCACCCGAAGTCTATGCCGTTATCGGCATGAGTTCGCTTGCCGTCGCAGTCGTGGGCGGCCCTATGACTATGACCTTCCTGGCACTGGAGCTTACCGGCGATTTTCCGATTTCCATGCTCGTGCTCGGCGCTGTCGTCTCGTCCTCGCTGATGGTGCGAAAGACCTTCGGTTACTCCTTCGCCACATGGCGCTTCCATCTGCGTGGAGAGGCCATCCGGTCCGCCCATGATATCGGATGGATACGGGACCTGACCGTAAACCGGATGATGCGCCATGACGTGCGGACCGTTCTGATCGATACCGATATCGAAACATTCCGCCACGATTTCCCGCTCGGATCGACCCAGCGGGTGATCGCGGTGGATGCCGAGGGACGGTATGTCGGCATGATCCCAGTTCCGGAAGTTTACGCCGACAGCTTCGATACATCCGATGGCGAACACAGCATCCGCGAGCTTCTCAAATATCAGGATGAATTCCTGCTGCCTCAGATGAACGCCAAGGAAGCTGTCGTCCGCTTCGACCGGGCAGAAAGTGAAGCTCTTGCCGTGGTGAACAACGCACAGGAGCGCAAGGTGCTCGGCCTCCTCAGTGAAGCGCACACCTTGCGCCGCTATAGCGAAGAACTGGACCGGCGCCGTCGCGAAGTGTCCGGTGAGGTCTGA
- a CDS encoding site-specific DNA-methyltransferase, translating into MSLVRLAHELPIEAPRTAWLDSIIKGDCVAALERLPDHSVDVIFADPPYNLQLGGDLHRPDQSMVSAVDDHWDQFESFQAYDAFTRAWLMACRRVLKPNGTIWVIGSYHNIFRVGSQLQDLGFWLLNDIIWRKTNPMPNFRGRRFQNAHETLIWASRDQKGKGYTFNYEAMKAANDDVQMRSDWLFPICTGSERLKDENGDKVHPTQKPEALLARIMMASSKPGDVILDPFFGSGTTGAVAKRLGRHFVGIEREQSYIDAATARIDAVEPLGKAELTVMTGKRAEPRVAFTSVIEAGLLRPGTVLSDERRRFAAIVRADGTLAANGEAGSIHRMGAKVQGFDACNGWTFWHYEENGTLKPIDALRKVIRDQMAAAGA; encoded by the coding sequence ATGTCTCTTGTACGTCTTGCGCATGAGTTGCCCATTGAGGCTCCGCGTACCGCCTGGCTTGACTCCATCATCAAAGGTGATTGCGTCGCTGCTCTGGAACGCCTGCCGGATCATTCCGTGGACGTGATTTTCGCCGATCCGCCATACAACCTCCAGCTTGGCGGCGATCTGCATCGTCCCGACCAGTCGATGGTGAGCGCGGTTGACGATCATTGGGACCAGTTCGAAAGCTTCCAGGCCTATGACGCGTTCACACGCGCCTGGCTTATGGCTTGCCGCCGCGTCCTGAAGCCGAATGGCACCATTTGGGTCATCGGTTCCTACCACAATATTTTCCGCGTCGGCTCGCAGTTGCAGGACCTGGGCTTCTGGCTCCTGAACGACATCATCTGGCGCAAGACGAATCCGATGCCGAATTTCCGTGGCCGTCGCTTCCAGAACGCCCATGAAACGCTGATCTGGGCCTCGCGGGACCAGAAGGGCAAAGGCTACACCTTCAACTATGAAGCGATGAAGGCCGCCAATGACGATGTGCAGATGCGCTCGGACTGGCTGTTTCCGATCTGCACCGGCTCGGAACGCCTCAAGGACGAAAACGGCGACAAGGTTCACCCGACCCAGAAGCCGGAAGCGCTGCTTGCCCGCATTATGATGGCGTCCAGCAAGCCCGGCGACGTCATTCTCGATCCGTTCTTCGGTTCCGGCACGACCGGCGCCGTTGCAAAGCGTCTTGGACGTCATTTCGTCGGCATCGAGCGCGAACAAAGCTATATCGACGCGGCAACGGCGCGCATTGACGCCGTTGAACCGCTCGGCAAGGCCGAACTCACCGTGATGACCGGCAAGCGGGCCGAACCGCGAGTGGCGTTCACCAGCGTTATAGAAGCCGGTCTTCTTCGCCCCGGCACGGTGCTTTCCGATGAACGCCGCCGTTTTGCTGCAATTGTGCGGGCCGATGGCACGCTTGCCGCCAATGGCGAAGCCGGTTCGATCCATCGCATGGGTGCGAAGGTCCAGGGCTTTGATGCCTGCAACGGTTGGACTTTCTGGCACTACGAGGAAAACGGCACGCTGAAGCCAATTGACGCTTTGCGCAAGGTCATCCGCGACCAGATGGCGGCTGCGGGAGCTTAG